TCCCGTTTATATGCACATCACCTTTAGCCGCCTGAAAGTTTCCAGCAAGAGCAAGCATCAGTTCATCTTGTCCCTGCCCTGCCAATCCTCCAATCCCGAGAATCTCACCTTTTTTTAGTTTAAATCCAACAGATTTTAAGTATTTCCCATAGTTTAAGTTATTTACCTCAAGAATATATTCATCTTCGATTTCATGGTACTCTTTTACGACCTTGAGACTTCCGGTTTCACCTATAATCAGATCAATAACTGCATCTGCATTCTTTTTTTCCAGCGAGAAATCAATATTTCCGGCATTTTCTCCGTTACGAAATACCGTAATATTATCACAGATTTCCATCACTTCCCATATGCGATGAGATGTAAAAACTATCGCAGTACCTTCGGAAGTGAGTTTACGCATAAACTGGAAAAGGTACCGAACTTCTAATTGTTCGAGCGCCGCTGTTGGTTCGTCGAGAATTAAAAGTTTGGGTTTCACAGAAATGGCTTTAGCAATTTCTGTTACTTGTTTTTCACCGGGATTCAAGACATTAACTTTTTTGTTAACATTTATGTCTGGCATTAGATTCGTGACCAATTCCTGTGCGAATTTTATTGCATATGTATCATCTAAGAATATCTTTCTCTTCTTTTCCATTCCAAGATTAATGTTCTGCCAAACAGTAAGATCGGGGATTAAACTTAAATTTTGAAACACCATTGAAATGCCATTTGCTTTTGCCTCACTTGGATTCTTGAATTCAACTTCTTTACTATCAAATTCAATAATCCCACTGTCTTTTTTTAACAATCCGGTAATAATTTTGGCAATTG
The Bacteroidales bacterium DNA segment above includes these coding regions:
- a CDS encoding sugar ABC transporter ATP-binding protein, translating into MALLKATGIRKAFGGVVALNNANLTCEAGKITGLLGSNGSGKSTIAKIITGLLKKDSGIIEFDSKEVEFKNPSEAKANGISMVFQNLSLIPDLTVWQNINLGMEKKRKIFLDDTYAIKFAQELVTNLMPDINVNKKVNVLNPGEKQVTEIAKAISVKPKLLILDEPTAALEQLEVRYLFQFMRKLTSEGTAIVFTSHRIWEVMEICDNITVFRNGENAGNIDFSLEKKNADAVIDLIIGETGSLKVVKEYHEIEDEYILEVNNLNYGKYLKSVGFKLKKGEILGIGGLAGQGQDELMLALAGNFQAAKGDVHINGKKILVSKSSHAVRAGMMLVPGDRQKEGVFFDKSIYFNMIFPKLGLPHQPLFTPKKKYRREAEEICKALSIKTSSIDTLLNTLSGGNQQKVVVGKWLPFAIKVLLLADPAKGVDIKARKDLYDFIIKLVKEKNMSVIIYASDNDELVSYCDRVLIMYEGRITAELTGNEISEDNIVAKSIKVN